In Brachyhypopomus gauderio isolate BG-103 chromosome 18, BGAUD_0.2, whole genome shotgun sequence, the sequence TTTACTGTAAATAACGAGCTCACAAGTCTCTCCCGAAGCTGTTGGAGATCACACGTACGTCTGCGTGTCTGTGCTGTTTATTCTCATGTTTATACGTAACGTGCACTCAAACGCCCAGGGATAATAATGAAACGGTTCGAGATCCTCAACCCGTTTGACCAGATCCAGCAGATCTGGACCATCTCAGAGATCTTCAGGGGTGCATTGAAACTGCGAGATAACTGCAGTATAATCCCAACGTGGTCCAACTCGGGCGCACTGGGATTACGGTAATCTGCTGTATTCCGAACCCGGGTCTATTTTGGTAGTCCAGTCATGGTGCAGGTATGTAACTGTCTGTTTGTTTTCCACAGTCTCTTAAACTGGGTCAGCTGGGAACCACCAGAAACATCTCGCCACATAAATCCTGTTTTAGAATGAGAGTTTTTATAATGTGCACATAACTCGTATTAACACTCGTATTAATCCTTACATATCAGCCACGTCCAGGCAATATTCGTAGTGAGACTCAATTCCTTCCCTACGTACGTCCAACTTGTGTGGTTAATATCTAGGCTACTCGGTGTGGTGTTGTGGGCGAATTTGACTATTTCACATCGGTCTTCTGTTCCTTTTATATGAAGCAGTTGTTTGCCGCTTGTTAATGGAAGTGAAAACTATTTTCCGACATGAAACAGAGTTCCTCCGCGTCTTTACTCTCCGTGTTTTGCATGAGTAATGAACCTGGTCCGTTTGCTCTTCTGAGAAGACCAAATGTTTTGTAGCGCGTGCCCACGGGCCCAGTGCTTGTTTCAAGTTCGTGCATGTAACGTTTATAAATAACTTTGCTTCCTCTAAAGCTCCACGTGCGTCCAATGCGTCTTTACCCCTGGCTGTTTTAATTCTTAACTCTGGCAGTGGCAGAAATATTATAAAAACAAGAGTAGTTTGTATGTATATGCTACCAGTCAAAAGTAGGGACACACCTGACTAAATGCATGTTAATAGCAAAAAGGAATTTTAATCTAATGGATTATTCTTGCATTTGTTTATAAGACAAACACATGGGAAAGGTGTTCATATTTGTTTATTGGAGCATatcaacatgtttttttttattggtttGGTATCTTCCCTGGGTTTTGTATGTcaaaaataatcaaaataaaCAGAGTAGGTGTTTGCAAACTTTTGActggttgtgtgtgcgtgtgtgcgtgtgtgtgcgcgcgtgtgtgtgtgtgttgcaaagTATCACAAAGTTTTTATGTACCTTGagaattgtgtttttttttttttttagaatgaAACAGATTGTAGAGTTAGGAGGCTAACTCTACATCTACCCCTGACCCAAGCTCTTTAAAACCCTGTCATGATTTATTTACCAGTATTTCTCCAGGTTAAAGCAATCACTCCTTTTGCTTTAAGAAAAGATAACAAACATTAATGAATATTTGTTCTTTACATTGTTCAGTCAGTTCAGTCAGACCCTTGACCTTCTCGTCTGACCTCCTCTGAGAACTTTCCACATACTGTGAAACTAAGCGCCACATTTTGATATTTCACAAGTTTAGTCATCAAAGCTCTTGGATTTTAGTTCTGTAAAACAATGCAACAGGCAAAGATGAGCTTTATGCAAAACTACTGAGCAGACTAAGATCTCCAGGAACTGCTAAATTAATGTTTGATTTTTGCAAATGAAAAGTCCTCTGTTGTTGTCCTCTGTCTTGCTGTTGTAGGCACTGTCATTACTCAGTAACTTATTAGAGTTCTTGCCCAACAGAACCTCCACTGGTGAATGAAAGAGACCAAAACAGCATGTACCAAGTAGTACCTGGGGGTGTGGGAGGTACCATCACCGATGGGGTGCCTATTAAGAAGATAAACAAGGACAGTCGGCCACTTGTAGGTGCTGGAATTCTGGGTCTGGTCCTGGTTATTGCTGCAGTGACAGCATGGTGCTACTATATTGCCTCTCTTCGTAAGGCTGACCTGTTAAAGACGGAGTTACTGGATCTGAATAAGGATGGCTTCCTCATCCGAAACCAAGCAGGGGCAATCGTGTTCAAGATGGCTTTTAGGTTAGTAACTGTGATACAAAATGCATGCTCTTTCCGGTAAAGCAAGTCATGTGCATAGTATTAGatttattaaaatgttattttttaatTGTTATTTTTAAATGGACACATTTATAAACTATAAAACGTTTAAGGTAGGCAGAAAGTAGCTGAAATGGGAaaaactgaatatctttgattTCATTGCACATGTATAATGAAACTGGACaacaaaacagaaggaaaatgaAGGGAGAAAATAGATAAGGAGGTGAGGATGTAAATTATGAATTTCAGGTCTGGGACGCTCGATCTGGACTCGTGCTCCAAGGAGGGCGTGATCCTTCACTGCTCGCGCTCCGATGGAGGACGGGTGAAGTTCTTCATCATGACTGTCAAGCCCAAAGAGACGGTGATGTGCTACCGTGTCCGCTGGGAGGAGCTGGAGTCAGACCGACCCGTGGAGCACGCCATGTCCTACAACGGCTCGCACTGGTACGGCGGTGCCGAAACCGCCGTGCAGCACTGGCCCGTCGCCATCTCGGGCCAGCAGGCCCCCAAGCCCTTCGTCACCAGCGACGTGTATTCCAACCGGGACGGTTTTGGCAGCATCCTCGAGCGCTACTGGCTCTCGTCCAACGCAACCGCCATCAAGATCAATGACTCGGTGCCCTTCCACCTGGGCTGGAATGATACGGAGAAGACCTTGTATTTCCAGGCGCGATATCAGGACAGTCCGTACAAGCCTCTGCCAGGGATGCCACCGTACGCAGAGCTTAGCTACcgcgtgtgtgtggggccaGATGTGACCTCCATCCACAAGGTCATGGTACGCAGGTACTTCCCTAAACCCAACAAGGTGCCTTTAGAAGCCATGTTCAGACATCCTATATGGTCCACCTGGGCTTTACACAAAAAAGACATAAACCAGGAAAAACTTCTGACTTACGCGGAAAACATCCGCAAACATGGTTTCAACTGCAGTCACATAGAACTGGACGACCGCTACACCAGCAGGTACGGGGAGTTTGTGTTCGATCCGGACAAATTTCCCAACGCTACTGGCATGTTTCAGAAGTTAAAGGCAGATGGCTTTCTGGTATCTCTATGGACGCATCCGTTTGTAAATTATGATTCTGTTAACTTTGGCCTTTGTGTTGAGAAGGGCCTGTTTGTGATGGAGCCCACCGGCCGCCTGCCGGCGCTGGTGCGCTGGTGGAACGGCATTGGAGGCGTCCTCGACTTTACCAATCCTGAGGCTCGGAACTGGTTCACCTCCAACCTCAGAGCCCTCCGATCCAGATACGGTGTGTCTTCCTTCAAGCTGGACGCTGGAGAGACCAACTACCTGCCCTGGCAGTTCCGGACGCGTGTCCATCTGCCCGACCCCAGCACCTTCACCCGCCGATACACAGAAATGGCCATTCCCTTCAACGAGCGAGCTGAGTTGCGTTCAGGCTACGGCTCCCAGAACATCTCCTGCTTCTTCCGCCTCATCGACCGTGACTCGGTCTGGGGATATGAGCTCGGCCTCAAGTCCATCATCCCCACCGTCCTCACCATCAGCATTCTGGGATACCAGTTCATCCTGCCGGACATGATTGGCGGCAACGCGTACCCCAACCGCACGTACGGCAACGGCAAGCTCCCGGACCGTGAGCTCTACATCCGCTGGCTGGAGCTCTCCGCCTTCATGCCCTCCATGCAGTTCTCCATCCCGCCGTGGGAGTACGACGCGGAGGTGGTGGCCATCGCCCAGAAGTTCTCGGCACTCCACGAGACGCTCGTGGCGCCCAAAGTCCTGGAGTTAGCAGGTGAAGTCCTGAACACCGGAGACCCCATCATTCGCCCTTTGTGGTGGATAGCCACCAGTGATGAGACAGCCTACAGAGTGGACTCGCAGTTCCTGATAGGAGATGATCTGATGGTGGCCCCAGTGTTGGAGCCAGGTAAGCAGGAGAGAGATATCTACCTGCCAGCCGGTCACTGGAGGAGCTACAAGGGGGAGCGCTACGATAAAACAGAGCCTACGCATCTCACTGACTATGCCGTGGATCTTGATGAGATTGCATATTTTCTTTGGGTGCAGTGATGCCATTGCAGACCAATgacaatttcttttttttttcagggaATAAGCATTAATTGCTTTGCGTCATCACTTCTGCAAGGCTGAGTTATGTGTTTTGAGGATATCTGTATGAAAACAAGTCAAAGTACTTCTGTAGCATAGAAGCAAATGCCTTACACTTAACATTTATACCAATCAGCCCTAGCATTGAAATCACATGCCGAATATTGTCTAAGTCTCTTTATGCCCCAATGCAGCTCTGACGCATTGAGGTATGGACTCTACACAAGACCTCTGTAGGTGTCCTGTGGcattagtaatgttagtaacaGTTCCTTTAAAGCCTGTAAGTCGCAAAGTGGATTTTCCATAGATCAAATCAAGCACATCCCACAGATGGTTGGTCAGTCTGGGGAATGTGTAGGCCAAGCCAACGCCCTGAAGTCTTTGTCATGTTCCTTAA encodes:
- the myorg gene encoding myogenesis-regulating glycosidase, whose amino-acid sequence is MYQVVPGGVGGTITDGVPIKKINKDSRPLVGAGILGLVLVIAAVTAWCYYIASLRKADLLKTELLDLNKDGFLIRNQAGAIVFKMAFRSGTLDLDSCSKEGVILHCSRSDGGRVKFFIMTVKPKETVMCYRVRWEELESDRPVEHAMSYNGSHWYGGAETAVQHWPVAISGQQAPKPFVTSDVYSNRDGFGSILERYWLSSNATAIKINDSVPFHLGWNDTEKTLYFQARYQDSPYKPLPGMPPYAELSYRVCVGPDVTSIHKVMVRRYFPKPNKVPLEAMFRHPIWSTWALHKKDINQEKLLTYAENIRKHGFNCSHIELDDRYTSRYGEFVFDPDKFPNATGMFQKLKADGFLVSLWTHPFVNYDSVNFGLCVEKGLFVMEPTGRLPALVRWWNGIGGVLDFTNPEARNWFTSNLRALRSRYGVSSFKLDAGETNYLPWQFRTRVHLPDPSTFTRRYTEMAIPFNERAELRSGYGSQNISCFFRLIDRDSVWGYELGLKSIIPTVLTISILGYQFILPDMIGGNAYPNRTYGNGKLPDRELYIRWLELSAFMPSMQFSIPPWEYDAEVVAIAQKFSALHETLVAPKVLELAGEVLNTGDPIIRPLWWIATSDETAYRVDSQFLIGDDLMVAPVLEPGKQERDIYLPAGHWRSYKGERYDKTEPTHLTDYAVDLDEIAYFLWVQ